A window of Cohnella herbarum contains these coding sequences:
- a CDS encoding Cthe_2314 family HEPN domain-containing protein → MLRLLFGEQPKEWTGISLDTVQLIERFGLRTTEIADRLPEHSEKFRTYAIWAEGLLRSLDELEQSCFAAKRYAELIRHNHMDELSDEEILSYNRHVYFDKNAYIRVFALLDKLGTLLNHLLKLRTERIKAHFSYFTVLRNLRENHLHMDLMKPLNELKERSQVAMSRLRNRRNLEIHQMNAELKDDLNQSLANGGARRTIEDLIANMADLEQSLDMVVGSLNHSFRYACNWLRNYD, encoded by the coding sequence TTGCTGAGATTGTTGTTCGGAGAACAGCCGAAAGAGTGGACGGGCATATCGCTCGACACGGTACAACTGATAGAGCGTTTCGGATTGCGAACGACCGAGATCGCCGACCGATTGCCGGAGCATTCCGAGAAATTCCGCACGTACGCGATCTGGGCGGAGGGGCTGCTGCGTTCCTTGGACGAGCTTGAGCAAAGCTGCTTCGCGGCCAAACGTTATGCCGAACTTATCCGCCATAATCATATGGACGAACTATCGGATGAAGAAATCCTTAGCTATAATAGGCACGTTTATTTCGATAAGAACGCCTATATCCGGGTTTTTGCGTTGCTCGATAAGCTCGGAACATTGTTAAATCATCTCCTGAAACTTCGTACCGAACGAATAAAAGCTCATTTTTCCTATTTTACGGTGCTCAGAAATTTACGCGAGAATCATCTGCATATGGACTTGATGAAACCGCTCAACGAATTAAAAGAGCGCAGCCAGGTCGCGATGAGCAGGCTTCGCAATCGACGGAACTTGGAAATTCATCAAATGAATGCCGAGCTTAAGGACGATCTTAACCAGAGTCTTGCCAACGGCGGGGCACGGAGGACGATAGAGGACTTGATTGCCAATATGGCCGATTTGGAGCAAAGCTTGGACATGGTGGTGGGTTCGTTAAACCATTCGTTCCGTTATGCATGCAATTGGTTACGTAATTACGATTAA